In Haliscomenobacter hydrossis DSM 1100, the DNA window ACATCTTCATTATTTGTTGGGTGCTTTTTTTATACTCGTAATGATGGTTTACGATGGAGAGATCAAATGGCTGGAAGCACTGGTGGGTTTGTTCGCCTTTTTGGCCTATAGTTTTTATCTGATTAAACCCGCTGAACAGGCGGGTATTGGAGATGAACTACAAGATGAACAACCTAGTAATCCATCGTTTCCTTTGAAAGCCCTGATCACACTCCTCATTGCGGGGGTAGGCATATATTTTGGTGCCAACTATACCGTATCTTCTATCAGTAATATTGCCCAAAGTTTACAGATTGCACCTTCCATCATTGCCCTGACGTTGCTATCCATTGGTACGACCCTGCCTGAACTAGCCGTCAACGTCTCAGCCATTCGCAAAGGGAATGCAGAAATGGCCATCGGGAATGTATTAGGTTCCTGTATTTTTAATACGCTAACTATCCCTGCCGTGGCCTCATGGTTTGGGCCTATCCACATACCTGGCGATTTATTGGCATTTTCCTTGCCCGTGATGCTGGGTAGTGGCCTCTTTTTTTACCTACTGACCCAAGACAGGCGGATCTCCCGCTGGGAAGGCATTCTTTTCATGCTGATTTATGGCCTGTTTTTACTTAAGATCGCGGGTGTAGCCTAGGCAAATGTCTGTTACTTGGCTTCCATATCTTAAGAAAATGTTATTCTTCTTACGATCCCCACCAAAAGCACTAGTTTTGTCGGTTTAGGAATACATACTATAGAAAACCCATGAACGTGAGCATCGATACAATGCGGAAACCGCAAAAAATTGGCTGGGGCAGTGCGGCGGCAGTGGTAGTTGCCAACATGGTGGGGACGGGTGTGTTCACCAGTCTGGGTTTTCAGGTGGACATTGTACAAAATCGTTATGCCATTCTGCTTTTATGGGCCTTGGGAGGACTCAACGCACTTTTGGGTGCTTTTGCTTATGCGGAATTGGGCACCCATCTCCGGCGCTCAGGTGGAGAATACCACTACCTCAGCACGCTATATCATCCTTTTTTGGGTTACTTGTCTGGTTGGATATCGGTCACTGTGGGGTTTGGGGCTTCGGTTGCCCTCACGGCGATGGCGATGGGTTTTTACATGACCCCTTTTCTGCACCAAAATCCCACTTTCATTGCTTTTATTTCCATCGTGGTACTTTCGCTCGTTCATTCCTTTAGCATTCGACAGAGCAGTTTGGTACAAAACGGCTTGACCATACTCAAGGTCGCTTTGATTGTATTGTTGATCGTTGCAGGATGGTATCTGCCGCCTGCTGCTGGAGAGTCCTGGCAAACGGGGTCAAATAGCCCCTGGATTTGGGACTCTGCCGCATTCGCGGTCGCCCTGGTATTCGTCAATTACTCTTACTCGGGTTGGAATGCCGCAGCTTACATTGTTGAAGAAATTCGCCAACCCATTCGCAATTTACCCCGTGCGCTGATTGGCGGGGCAGCCGTAGTGAGTGTGCTTTATGTTTTGCTGCAACTTTCTTTTTTGCGGCAGGTACCACTGGAAGTTTTGATGAAAAAAGTGGAAGTGGGGCATTTGGCGGCGGAGTCGATGTTTGGAGCCACCATCGGCAACTGGTTTAGCGTGATCATTGCCTTGTTGCTGGCTTCCAGCTTGAGTGCCATGGTTTGGGTGGGGCCACGCATCATTGGTTCTATCGCCAAAGACCACGAAAATTGGCGTTTTTTTCGAACCCAAAACCGGCATGGCATCCCTGTTCGCGCGATTTGGTTTCAGGCGTGCATTAGTTTGGTGTTGATTCTAACGGGCACCTTTGAGCAACTGCTGCTGTACAGTGGATTCATTTTGCAATTGTTCAATGCCTTGACAATCGCCGGGGTTTTCATCTTACGGTATAAATTTCCAGAATTGCGGGGTTATCGCAGTCCGTGGTTCCCCTGGCTACAGCTGATCTATCTGATCATCAGTGTATGGATGCTGGTATTTTTGCTGATCGACAAACCGATTGAAAGCCTGCTGGGCCTTGC includes these proteins:
- a CDS encoding calcium/sodium antiporter, coding for MLLQFLIFTLALTGLLIAARYFTTAAEQIGFYFKMPAFIIGVFIVGIGTSLPELVSGVISVSKGVSEILPGNIMGANISNILLITGLVAYLNRKDIVLTEGYIFVHLHYLLGAFFILVMMVYDGEIKWLEALVGLFAFLAYSFYLIKPAEQAGIGDELQDEQPSNPSFPLKALITLLIAGVGIYFGANYTVSSISNIAQSLQIAPSIIALTLLSIGTTLPELAVNVSAIRKGNAEMAIGNVLGSCIFNTLTIPAVASWFGPIHIPGDLLAFSLPVMLGSGLFFYLLTQDRRISRWEGILFMLIYGLFLLKIAGVA
- a CDS encoding APC family permease, whose protein sequence is MNVSIDTMRKPQKIGWGSAAAVVVANMVGTGVFTSLGFQVDIVQNRYAILLLWALGGLNALLGAFAYAELGTHLRRSGGEYHYLSTLYHPFLGYLSGWISVTVGFGASVALTAMAMGFYMTPFLHQNPTFIAFISIVVLSLVHSFSIRQSSLVQNGLTILKVALIVLLIVAGWYLPPAAGESWQTGSNSPWIWDSAAFAVALVFVNYSYSGWNAAAYIVEEIRQPIRNLPRALIGGAAVVSVLYVLLQLSFLRQVPLEVLMKKVEVGHLAAESMFGATIGNWFSVIIALLLASSLSAMVWVGPRIIGSIAKDHENWRFFRTQNRHGIPVRAIWFQACISLVLILTGTFEQLLLYSGFILQLFNALTIAGVFILRYKFPELRGYRSPWFPWLQLIYLIISVWMLVFLLIDKPIESLLGLANLALGALTFFWGKKLSDFYPKSEIEVKNQQIRP